The following coding sequences are from one Haloarcula taiwanensis window:
- a CDS encoding TrmB family transcriptional regulator, translating to MSGDPSDHARSTAVKQLKALGLSTYAARTFVALVSLGEGTAQDVSDVADVPRTRVYDAADELHDRGLVDVKQSSPKRYWAISTETAGRHFEQEYDHRVMVLTDALDQLASANHSTEQQGVWTVTGRDTVTERILDFISSADDEVVYMTAEELLTDEITECLSTASDREVSIRLAEMSQSVESRLEGNVPDAQLFESVWNWSDTPAGRLLMVDQEKTLVSVLVDGNGEHPPEPRDETAIWGAGQTNSLVIVLKALFTWQLDDDRGAANR from the coding sequence ATGTCCGGCGACCCATCCGACCACGCACGATCCACGGCCGTCAAGCAGCTCAAAGCGCTTGGCCTCAGTACCTACGCCGCCCGGACATTCGTCGCCCTGGTCAGTCTGGGCGAAGGGACTGCACAGGACGTGAGCGACGTCGCTGACGTCCCCCGAACACGTGTCTACGACGCAGCTGACGAGCTTCATGACCGCGGTCTCGTCGACGTGAAACAGTCGAGTCCCAAGCGATATTGGGCCATTTCGACGGAGACGGCCGGCCGTCACTTCGAACAGGAATACGACCATCGAGTGATGGTCCTGACAGACGCGCTCGACCAGCTTGCATCAGCGAATCACAGCACTGAACAGCAGGGTGTCTGGACGGTAACCGGCCGGGATACCGTGACCGAACGCATCCTGGATTTCATCTCGTCCGCTGATGATGAGGTCGTGTATATGACTGCCGAGGAGCTACTGACCGACGAAATCACTGAGTGCCTCTCGACCGCCAGCGACCGTGAGGTCTCGATTCGGCTCGCAGAGATGTCACAATCCGTCGAATCCCGACTCGAAGGGAACGTACCTGACGCGCAACTGTTCGAATCGGTGTGGAACTGGTCGGATACGCCTGCTGGTCGCCTCCTCATGGTGGACCAGGAAAAGACGCTCGTGAGTGTGCTCGTCGACGGTAACGGTGAACACCCACCCGAACCGCGTGACGAAACTGCTATCTGGGGCGCAGGTCAGACGAATAGCCTCGTCATCGTGCTGAAGGCACTGTTCACCTGGCAACTCGACGACGACCGCGGGGCGGCCAATAGATAG